Proteins encoded by one window of Rutidosis leptorrhynchoides isolate AG116_Rl617_1_P2 chromosome 7, CSIRO_AGI_Rlap_v1, whole genome shotgun sequence:
- the LOC139858140 gene encoding RING-H2 finger protein ATL46-like → MRSIKIKPLIRQNVSSFSPSSHKPNPNVILARNVVIVLGVILFIFILLHFVVSCFIKKKRLSNSHQQSSRFQETGDADVTYERQLQQLFNLHDSGLDQAFIDVLPVFHYKELMGLKEPFDCVVCLCEFSQHDKLRLLPLCSHAFHIHCIDTWLLSNSTCPLCRGTLFTPGFSVENPVFDIHFDDLMEENSGVETRVLSVRLGKFRATNNGVKKEEKEVGETSNSNLDARRCFSMGSYEYVVANSELQVTFCPNNKGNSSIDGGSDGKKLSKSSKGESFSVSKIWLWSKKDQHKFQESSAPYD, encoded by the coding sequence ATGCGCTCTATTAAAATCAAACCCCTTATTAGACAAAATGTATCATCTTTTTCTCCTAGTAGCCATAAACCTAACCCGAATGTAATTTTAGCTAGAAACGTAGTAATTGTGTTGGGTGTTAtattattcatttttattttaCTTCACTTTGTTGTAAGTTGTTTCATCAAGAAAAAAAGGTTATCAAATTCCCATCAACAATCTTCAAGATTTCAAGAAACTGGTGATGCTGATGTTACTTATGAGAGACAATTACAACAGCTTTTCAATTTACATGATTCTGGTTTAGATCAAGCTTTCATTGATGTTCTCCCAGTGTTTCATTACAAAGAATTAATGGGTTTAAAGGAGCCTTTTGATTGTGTTGTTTGCCTTTGTGAATTTTCTCAACATGATAAGCTTAGATTGCTTCCTTTATGCAGTCATGCTTTTCATATTCATTGTATAGATACATGGCTGCTTTCAAATTCAACTTGTCCTTTATGTAGAGGAACCCTTTTTACTCCTGGTTTTTCAGTTGAGAATCCAGTTTTTGATATCCATTTTGATGATTTAATGGAAGAAAATTCAGGGGTTGAAACAAGGGTGTTATCAGTTAGACTTGGTAAATTTAGAGCCACAAATAATGgtgttaaaaaggaagaaaaagaagTAGGGGAGACTAGCAATAGTAATCTTGATGCAAGAAGGTGTTTTTCAATGGGGTCTTATGAATATGTGGTTGCAAACTCAGAGTTACAAGTGACATTTTGTCCTAATAATAAGGGAAATAGTTCAATTGATGGTGGTAGTGATGGAAAGAAATTAAGCAAATCAAGTAAAGGTGAAAGCTTTTCTGTTTCCAAGATTTGGCTTTGGTCAAAGAAAGATCAACATAAGTTTCAAGAATCATCAGCTCCATATGATTGA